The genome window TCCTTGAACCCTACGCGGTTGGCCGCGCGCCTGACGGCGCCAAGGTGCATTACTACAGCGTCACGCAGAAGGCCGGCACAGCAAAGATCCTTCCACGCCTGACCACGCCGATCCTGGGTTACAACGGCATCTTCCCCGGACCCACTATCGACCTGCTGCAGGGTACGCGGGCGGTCTTGAAGATCCGCAACCAGCTGCCGCAGACCCACCCACTGCACGGGCATACGCTCTCAACGTCCACGCACCTGCACGGGTCTGCCTCCCTCCCGCAGTTCGACGGGTACGCCAGCGATGTGACGCCTCCGGGCTTCGCGAAGAACTACGAGTACCCCAACTTCCAGTCTGCGCGCACGCTCTGGTACCACGACCACAACGTGCACCACACCGCAGAGAACGCCTACTCCGGCCTCTCGGCGCAGTTCTGCATGCATGATCCCGCCGAACGGGAGCTGCTGCCACAGAACGAGTTCGATGTTCCGTTGACCCTCTCGGATGTCATGTTCGCAGCTGATGGAAGCCTGGCCTATGACGACAACTCGCACTCCGGCCTCTGGGGTGATGTGATCCTGGTGAACGGCAAGCCGTGGCCGGTGATGAAGGTCAAGCGCCGCGTCTACCGGTTCCGCATTCTGAACGCCTCGATCTCCCGTTCGTTCCGGCCGACCCTGAGCACGGGCGAGGCTGTCCACGTGGTTGCGACCGACGGCGGCCTGATGCCAAAGACACAGGCGGTCGATTCCTGGCGTCACGCTGGCGCCGAGCGCTACGAGGTCCTCATTGACTTCTCGCTCTACCAGCCTGGACAGCGGGTGGAATTGCGCAACCTGTCCAACAAGAACAACGTCGACTACGACTTCACAGACCGCATCATGGCATTCGATGTGACGGACGAGCCTGTGAATACCGCGGATCACACCTGGAACACGATTCCAGAAACGCTGGTTGGCCACGAGGTCATGGACCTGCAGGCCACCAGAGAGACCCGCGTCCGCAAGTTCCGGGTCAAGCGCGAAAATGACGTATGGGTGATCGGGAACGACTCCTGGGCCGACATCATCGCCAGCGGGTACCGACGCGTTTGCGCCGATCCAGGTCTGGGCGACACCGAGATCTGGGAGTTCGAGAACAGCTCCGGCGGATGGTTCCACCCGATCCACATTCACCTAGTGGACTTCCAGATCCTGAGCCGTAACGGTCGCCCGCCGTTCTCCTACGAGATGGGTCCCAAGGACGTGGTGTACGTAGGTGAGGGCGAGACGGTTCGGCTGCTGATGAAGTTCGGCCCGCACCGCGGCAAGTACATGATCCACTGCCACAACCTCCCGCATGAGGACCACGACATGATGACCCAGTTCAGTGTCGGTCTGAAGCCCGGAGAGGTGGACCTGAACGATCCCATGAAGGCCGCCCCAGCCTTCTGGGACGGCGAGTAGCCCCAGCTCGCACCTGGAGTCCGGGTGGTCCTTCCCTTCACGGGAAGGACCGCCCGGACTCTTTTGCTGTGCGCTAGGCCTCCAGCATCGACCTGCCCACGATCGGTGCGGGTATCTGCGGCTCGGAACGGAGCCCTTGGCACCTCGTATCCTCCGTCGTGATGCGGGTTCCAACGAGTTTCCCGTCCGCCGGGGCGCCGCTCGATGAATAGGACATTAGGGGTGCGAGGCCATCACAAGACCTCGGGCCGGTCCATCTACCAGCACTCATGCCGCTTGGTGGATCGAGCACGACGGCGGGGGCCCCCTCTACAACCACCGGTGCGTCCATGTGGCGTCCCAGGCACCACCAGGTGACAGGGTCTTCGCCGGCGCATAGGGGAAGGCCCAACGAGAGGTGAAGGCATGTCGTATTCGAGGACACAAGGAAGGCCTCCCCTGCCGTTTACGACAGGGGAGGCCTTCTCTCTGTTGGAGCTGGAGAGCCTTGGGGCTAGAAGATGGTGTTCATGGTCCTCCAGCCGGTGCCCACCTGAGCCTTCTTCAGCCATCCACCGGAACCGTTACCCGTGTAGAGCCACAGCCTGCCCGAGCGGTCCTTCGCCAGGACATCGACGTTGGTGTCGCCGTCGAAATCGCCCGGACCGAAAATGTTGCTCATCGAGTTCCAGCCGGTACCGACCTGAGCCTTCTTCAGCCATCCACCGGAACCGTTACCCGTGTAGAGCCACAGCCTGCCCTGGCGGTCCTTCGCCATAACGTCAACGTTGGTGTCGCCGTCGAAATCGCCCGGACCGAAAATGTTGCTCATCGTGCTCCAGCCGGTACCGACCTGAGCCTTCTTCAGCCAGCCGCCGGAACCGTTACCCGTGTAGAGCCACAGCCGGCCCAAGCGGTCCTTCGCCATAACGTCAACGTTGGTATCGCCGTCGAAATCACCCGGACCGAAGATGTCGCTCATCGTGCTCCAGCCGGTACCGACCTGAACCTTCTTCAGCCAACCGCTGTCGCCGTCACCCGCGTAGAGCCACAGCCGGCCCTGGCGGTCCCGGGCGAGAATGTCCGCATTGTTGTCACCGTCGAAATCACCCGGAGTGAAGATGTTGCTCATGGTGCTCCAACCGGTCCCGACCTGGACCCGTGTCTGCCATACCCCGGCGCCGTCTGTGGGGTAGAGCCAGAGCCGCCCGGAGGCGTCCCGTGCCAGCACGTCGGCGTTTCCGTCGCCGGAGAAGTCGTGTCCTCCGACTCCCGCCGGCGGTGCAGCAGGAGCATCGATGGTGAATTTCCACTCGCCGAGGGCGCTGACGTTACCTGCAGCGTCAATGGCGATTGCACGGAGCGTCGTCGTCTCAGTGATGTCGATGGGCCCAGTGAACAGGGTGCTGTTCACGGTGGGTTCACTGCCGTCCGTGGTGAAGCGGATGGCCGCGCCCTCGGTCGCGGCGAGTGTCGCCGTCGTCGCAGCGGTGAATATTCCGCCCGGGGTGGTGGTGGTCAGCTCCGGCGCCACAGTGTCGATCGTGTAGGTTTCCGTGACGATCGGCGAGGGCACTCCCTGATTGACTGCAACGAACTTCAGGACCGTGTCGGCAGTGATGGTGATGGGCTCGGCGTACTGAACGCCATCCTCAATGTCGGGATCGGTGCCGTCCGTCGTGAAGAAGATCGGCAGCCCTGCCGGGTTCGAGGTGAGCGCAACCGTCTGCGGGGTGTTGAAAGCACCGCCCACGATGTCTGCCTGAGCCGTGGGAGCCTCTGGCGGCGTGGCATTCACGGTCTTGCCCTGGACGACGAACTGATTTGTCTCGCCCACCGTGCGTGCAGCCCCGGTGACAGGCTCGCCGCGGGTGTCGAGCACCTTCTCGATTCTGAAGAAGTTCGTGTTGTAAGGGCTGCCGGTCACCTCGTGCGGTGTCGACCCATCGCCGAGGTAGCCCGCGGGAGCGCCCTGAGTCCACCGCAGGAACGGACCTATCTTTGACTCCAGCAACGGGCTGAAGTCTCCGTTGCCGTTCATGCTGCCCAGGTCTTCGGTGTAGCGAAGGCTGCCCGTGTCGTCGGCTACGACCTGGAACCTGCCGTACGGATGCGTTATCTCGTAGGTGGAACCGAACTCGAACACGTCGTCTCCCCGAACGCGGATGCGGCCGAAAGCGACCTGATCTCCGGGAGCAGCCCCCTCCCCGGTGAAAGCGGCTTCGAGAGCGAGGCCCAGCCGGACGTCTTCGCCGTCGACGTTGATGGCCGCTTCCGAGGCCCACCAGAAAGACTCACCTGCGAAGTTATCAGGGAAGGATCGTGGTTCAGTCGGGTTCGGAAGTTCCTCGACGATTGGGCACAGCGGATCCTCCAGGCAGAGTTGCAGCTGCACGTTGTTGTTGTCCTCAAGCCATTCCGGGAAGCCGTGGTCCGTGCTTACAGGCCCAACAGCCTTCAGGTTGTGAATGACGTACTTGAAGTCCCGGATCTCGCCTGCGTTGCCGGACCCGTCAACGGACACTGCACGGATGGTGGTTGTGCTTCCGACGGTGAACGGGTCGCTGTACTCGAAGGTTGAACCGGTTGCGCCCTGGTCGTCGTAGGTTGGCTCGGAGCCGTCCACCGTGTAGTAAATGTCAGGGGTGTTACCCGACTGGGTGGTGCCCGTGAGGGTTACCTGCTGAGGTCCCGCATACGATGGCGCAGCGGGATCCGGCGTTGCGCTGATCCATGGGCTGGTGGCATCCAGTATGTACGTTTCGCTCTTGATCTCCGACCTCTGGGACGGATCCGTCAGGCTGACCGCCATGTACTTGAGCTGGGTAGTGCCCGGCTGGTCGAGCAGTACGGGAGCGACGTCGGCGTCGCCTTCGGATGGCTCCCATACTTTGGCGCCCACGCCTACGGTGCCGTCCTCGGCGACCACCGGATCGCTGCCGTCGGTCGTGTAGACGATTTTCGCCTCGTCGGGGAACGACGCCTGGATGTTGACCGTGGTGGGGTCCCGGTAGATTCCGCCGGGCTTGTCCACGCCGGCGCGCACCGTGGCAATCTTGCCCTGCACTGCGAAGAGATCTGTCTCAGTCCGGGGGATGCCCGGGCCTTCAATGCTGAAGAAGTTGGTCCCGGTCGGGCTTCCGGTCACTGTGTGTTCGACATTGGGATCCCCGATCGACCCTGCGGGAGCGCCTGCGTCCCAACGCAGGAACGGCCCCACCTTGCCTTCGAGCGGTTCCGTCCAGTCACAGGGCTGCTGCAGGCAGCCGAGGTCTTCGGTGAATCGGACACGCCCGTCCTCATCTGCCGTAACCTCGAAGACTCCGTACGGGGTGGTTGCCGTGTAGGTAGCACCTGCCTGCGCCCCCTCGAACCGGATACGCATGCGAGCGAAGGCGTTCTGCTGACCCTGCACGACATCGCCGACGCCTCCGAAGGCAGCTTCCGTGGCCATGATGAGGCGTGCCTCTTCACCGTTGGGCAGGGCCAGCGACGCCTCGCCGGACCACCAGAACGACTCTTCCGGGAAGTTCGTTGGCATCTCGAGCGGCAATGCCGGATTGTAGGCTTCACCGACCACCGGGCATACCGTGGCTTGGTCGATGCACAGCTCGAGCCGAAGACCGGTCTTGTCCTCGTACCAGTACGGATAACCGGTGTCCGGGTTGACCGGGCCGACGCTCCCCTGCATACCGGTTGCGACCGCTGCCGGCAGCACGACCGCCGGCGACAGCGCACCTACAGCCCCTGCCATGGGCAGCGGACCAAAGGAGGACATCAAGACCACCGCTGAAGCAGCGATGCCCGTACCCTTCCAGATCCTGCCCGGACGCGATACTCCCCGCGCCAGACCCTGTGAACCGTTCGATTTCATGATTTCTCCCTGGATTGTGCGAATCGCTCGATGAGCTGCTTCGTGGAAGGGGGCAACCAGTTGTTACCCGAAACCAACTCTTTCGAGTGGAGCCTGCGAATACCTTGAGGTGCGTGGACAGGACGAAGGCCTCCCCTGCCGCGCTGTGGCGAGGAGGCCTTCGTTCTAT of Arthrobacter sp. JZ12 contains these proteins:
- a CDS encoding multicopper oxidase family protein, with product MSVSRRQVLTMGGLGVIGAGALAAPFSSISAKSASKLADSDMPIPYRSPLTVPPILEPYAVGRAPDGAKVHYYSVTQKAGTAKILPRLTTPILGYNGIFPGPTIDLLQGTRAVLKIRNQLPQTHPLHGHTLSTSTHLHGSASLPQFDGYASDVTPPGFAKNYEYPNFQSARTLWYHDHNVHHTAENAYSGLSAQFCMHDPAERELLPQNEFDVPLTLSDVMFAADGSLAYDDNSHSGLWGDVILVNGKPWPVMKVKRRVYRFRILNASISRSFRPTLSTGEAVHVVATDGGLMPKTQAVDSWRHAGAERYEVLIDFSLYQPGQRVELRNLSNKNNVDYDFTDRIMAFDVTDEPVNTADHTWNTIPETLVGHEVMDLQATRETRVRKFRVKRENDVWVIGNDSWADIIASGYRRVCADPGLGDTEIWEFENSSGGWFHPIHIHLVDFQILSRNGRPPFSYEMGPKDVVYVGEGETVRLLMKFGPHRGKYMIHCHNLPHEDHDMMTQFSVGLKPGEVDLNDPMKAAPAFWDGE
- a CDS encoding chitobiase/beta-hexosaminidase C-terminal domain-containing protein produces the protein MKSNGSQGLARGVSRPGRIWKGTGIAASAVVLMSSFGPLPMAGAVGALSPAVVLPAAVATGMQGSVGPVNPDTGYPYWYEDKTGLRLELCIDQATVCPVVGEAYNPALPLEMPTNFPEESFWWSGEASLALPNGEEARLIMATEAAFGGVGDVVQGQQNAFARMRIRFEGAQAGATYTATTPYGVFEVTADEDGRVRFTEDLGCLQQPCDWTEPLEGKVGPFLRWDAGAPAGSIGDPNVEHTVTGSPTGTNFFSIEGPGIPRTETDLFAVQGKIATVRAGVDKPGGIYRDPTTVNIQASFPDEAKIVYTTDGSDPVVAEDGTVGVGAKVWEPSEGDADVAPVLLDQPGTTQLKYMAVSLTDPSQRSEIKSETYILDATSPWISATPDPAAPSYAGPQQVTLTGTTQSGNTPDIYYTVDGSEPTYDDQGATGSTFEYSDPFTVGSTTTIRAVSVDGSGNAGEIRDFKYVIHNLKAVGPVSTDHGFPEWLEDNNNVQLQLCLEDPLCPIVEELPNPTEPRSFPDNFAGESFWWASEAAINVDGEDVRLGLALEAAFTGEGAAPGDQVAFGRIRVRGDDVFEFGSTYEITHPYGRFQVVADDTGSLRYTEDLGSMNGNGDFSPLLESKIGPFLRWTQGAPAGYLGDGSTPHEVTGSPYNTNFFRIEKVLDTRGEPVTGAARTVGETNQFVVQGKTVNATPPEAPTAQADIVGGAFNTPQTVALTSNPAGLPIFFTTDGTDPDIEDGVQYAEPITITADTVLKFVAVNQGVPSPIVTETYTIDTVAPELTTTTPGGIFTAATTATLAATEGAAIRFTTDGSEPTVNSTLFTGPIDITETTTLRAIAIDAAGNVSALGEWKFTIDAPAAPPAGVGGHDFSGDGNADVLARDASGRLWLYPTDGAGVWQTRVQVGTGWSTMSNIFTPGDFDGDNNADILARDRQGRLWLYAGDGDSGWLKKVQVGTGWSTMSDIFGPGDFDGDTNVDVMAKDRLGRLWLYTGNGSGGWLKKAQVGTGWSTMSNIFGPGDFDGDTNVDVMAKDRQGRLWLYTGNGSGGWLKKAQVGTGWNSMSNIFGPGDFDGDTNVDVLAKDRSGRLWLYTGNGSGGWLKKAQVGTGWRTMNTIF